One Deltaproteobacteria bacterium genomic window carries:
- a CDS encoding transcription elongation factor GreA has protein sequence MELPIVKKLKQEVDELRYELQVKIPKDLQEAAAQGDLSENAEYETARARQDLVRARVAQLEERLRQLVLYDFSSIPRDRIAYGSRVTLEDASDGKVVEYQIVFPEEVDPNAGHVSLSSPIGQALLRKEVGDEVEVTTPQGKCKYEIIQLLTLHDLMANNGGR, from the coding sequence ATGGAGCTTCCCATCGTCAAGAAACTGAAACAGGAAGTCGACGAATTACGCTACGAATTGCAAGTCAAAATCCCCAAGGACTTACAAGAAGCGGCAGCGCAGGGCGACTTGAGTGAGAATGCTGAGTACGAAACCGCACGTGCGCGGCAAGATCTTGTGCGTGCACGGGTCGCCCAACTCGAAGAGCGCTTGCGTCAGTTGGTCCTCTACGATTTTTCTAGTATTCCGCGTGACCGTATTGCCTATGGCAGTCGCGTGACACTGGAAGACGCGAGTGATGGGAAAGTCGTTGAGTATCAAATTGTCTTTCCTGAAGAAGTCGATCCGAATGCAGGACATGTGTCGCTGAGTTCCCCGATTGGACAGGCGCTATTACGCAAAGAAGTTGGGGATGAGGTGGAAGTCACAACGCCCCAAGGAAAATGCAAGTACGAGATTATCCAATTGTTAACGCTCCATGACTTGATGGCGAATAACGGGGGTCGCTAG
- a CDS encoding YlxR family protein, producing MVKVNRPIRLCIGCGSRDEQATLLRFTVGPNGELKIGTRNGRGGYLHRRQQCLQAFAKARTGMVRSLGVVLSREVRKQYAALIEQQVTQWAEK from the coding sequence ATAGTGAAAGTAAACCGTCCCATTCGATTATGTATCGGTTGTGGAAGTCGGGACGAACAAGCGACCCTCCTTCGTTTCACCGTCGGTCCGAATGGGGAATTGAAAATAGGCACAAGAAATGGGCGCGGGGGCTACTTACATCGACGACAGCAGTGCCTGCAAGCGTTTGCCAAGGCCCGGACCGGGATGGTCCGCTCCCTGGGGGTCGTATTGTCGCGCGAGGTACGGAAGCAGTACGCAGCACTGATCGAACAGCAAGTGACTCAGTGGGCAGAGAAGTAA
- the rnhC gene encoding ribonuclease HIII: MNTIDDQIGIDESGKGDYFGPLVIAGVYVPSVQEDQLRAMGVRDSKTLSDAKATALATRIRSQCPHTVVAIGPERYNALHTSMKNLNRMLAWGHARAIENLLEKVDCHRVVADQFGDERFLKNALMAKGREVTLIQKPRAEEEVAVAAASILARAEFLRRLQELGSKYGVTLPKGASDSVIQAAKAFVQKYGAEALGQVAKLHFRTTQSVLGNNS; this comes from the coding sequence ATGAACACAATTGACGACCAAATCGGTATCGACGAATCCGGCAAAGGTGACTACTTTGGCCCGCTCGTGATTGCAGGCGTCTATGTTCCTTCTGTTCAAGAAGACCAACTCCGAGCTATGGGCGTACGCGATAGCAAAACACTGTCCGATGCAAAAGCCACAGCCCTGGCCACACGGATTCGTTCGCAGTGTCCACATACTGTTGTTGCCATCGGACCAGAGCGATACAACGCACTGCATACGTCGATGAAGAATCTCAATCGCATGCTGGCGTGGGGTCATGCGCGAGCGATCGAGAACCTCTTAGAGAAAGTCGACTGTCATCGCGTCGTCGCAGACCAATTCGGCGACGAACGTTTTCTCAAGAATGCCTTGATGGCCAAAGGGCGCGAAGTCACGCTCATTCAGAAACCGCGCGCTGAAGAAGAAGTCGCCGTTGCCGCCGCATCGATTCTCGCTCGTGCCGAATTTCTCCGTCGCTTGCAAGAGCTTGGCTCAAAGTACGGGGTGACATTACCTAAAGGTGCAAGTGACTCCGTCATCCAGGCTGCGAAGGCATTCGTGCAAAAATACGGAGCCGAAGCGCTAGGACAAGTCGCAAAGTTACATTTTCGTACGACGCAAAGTGTGCTTGGAAATAACAGTTGA
- the rbfA gene encoding 30S ribosome-binding factor RbfA, translating to MPSRRPERINSAIHEVIAEILLREVKDPRVHNVTLTAVTVGPDLKLAKVYFTTFRPEDREPALEGLRSASGYIKRQVAAYLRLRHTPELRFQFDETLEKANRLESLLRQVEQKES from the coding sequence ATGCCCTCCCGTCGCCCTGAACGTATCAATAGCGCTATCCACGAGGTAATCGCCGAGATCCTCTTGCGTGAAGTGAAGGACCCTCGTGTTCACAACGTCACATTGACGGCGGTGACAGTCGGTCCAGATCTCAAACTAGCGAAAGTGTATTTCACGACCTTTCGACCAGAAGATCGTGAACCAGCATTAGAAGGACTGCGCAGCGCATCTGGTTATATCAAGCGGCAAGTTGCGGCGTACCTCCGTCTTCGTCATACCCCGGAACTCCGCTTTCAATTTGACGAAACCTTGGAAAAGGCCAATCGTCTGGAAAGTTTGTTACGTCAGGTAGAGCAGAAAGAGTCGTAG
- a CDS encoding ribosome maturation factor RimP has translation MRPEVEEIIRHVETLATPVVAEEGMEIWGIDFRPEAGRWVLRLALDREGGVSLDELTRVHRQLNDLFDAHDPVPWRYTLEVSSPGITRALLRPPHYRRYEGSRIRVQTRPDQRGRHTFMGVLRTVTEDGIILIDDLAGEIRIGWGDIRKATNEYEFANPQHNKKPKRAH, from the coding sequence ATGCGACCAGAGGTTGAAGAAATCATACGGCACGTGGAAACCCTCGCCACACCCGTCGTTGCAGAAGAGGGAATGGAAATCTGGGGAATTGATTTTCGTCCAGAAGCCGGTCGGTGGGTATTACGCTTGGCGCTCGACCGTGAAGGGGGAGTCTCCCTGGACGAATTAACTCGCGTCCATCGACAATTAAATGATCTATTTGATGCACACGACCCCGTTCCGTGGCGGTACACTTTGGAAGTATCGTCGCCTGGTATTACCCGCGCATTGCTACGCCCTCCGCACTACCGCCGTTATGAAGGCAGCCGTATCCGTGTCCAAACCCGTCCAGATCAGCGCGGACGACATACGTTCATGGGGGTACTGCGGACAGTGACAGAAGACGGGATTATCCTTATTGATGATCTCGCTGGAGAGATACGAATAGGGTGGGGCGATATCCGTAAAGCGACAAATGAGTATGAGTTTGCCAATCCGCAACACAACAAGAAACCAAAACGGGCGCATTGA
- a CDS encoding DUF503 domain-containing protein: MVVGVLRLTLYLDESHSLKEKRAILRKIKARVRNEFNVSIAECGDHDLWQKTQLGLSQVGNDQGYVSGALQAAVRFIENLHLAQVGGEEVEFLHY, encoded by the coding sequence ATGGTGGTCGGGGTACTGCGACTGACGCTGTATCTTGATGAGAGCCATTCCCTGAAAGAAAAGCGGGCCATTCTACGCAAGATCAAGGCTCGGGTGCGTAATGAATTCAACGTTTCGATTGCCGAGTGTGGCGATCACGATTTGTGGCAAAAAACTCAGCTTGGACTGAGTCAGGTCGGCAACGATCAAGGCTATGTGAGTGGAGCTTTACAAGCTGCCGTTCGTTTCATCGAAAATTTACATCTTGCCCAGGTTGGCGGAGAAGAAGTCGAGTTTTTGCATTACTAA
- a CDS encoding ComF family protein: MTKQGPDHLCGPCITTPPPFRRARAWALYQYGEAELQPLSAAIQKFKYHRELSIGKTLALLTATAYPFSQEQYDLIIPLPLHLERLRWRGFNQALLLARAVGKVHGVVSNPFLLERSRPTVPQTQLTDKDRHTNVKGAFTVATPDQVKEKQILLVDDVYTSGATVCECAATLISAGAKVVDVFTLARAVS, translated from the coding sequence ATGACGAAACAAGGCCCAGACCACCTCTGTGGTCCATGCATAACAACACCTCCGCCGTTTCGCCGCGCACGTGCGTGGGCGTTGTACCAGTATGGAGAAGCTGAGCTGCAGCCGCTCAGTGCCGCAATTCAAAAGTTCAAATATCATCGCGAGCTGAGCATCGGAAAAACACTCGCGCTGCTTACCGCCACTGCGTATCCATTTTCACAAGAACAGTACGATCTCATCATTCCTTTGCCGCTGCACCTTGAACGCCTACGCTGGCGTGGGTTCAATCAAGCGTTGCTGCTGGCACGTGCGGTTGGGAAGGTACATGGAGTCGTGAGTAATCCGTTTCTTCTTGAACGCAGTCGCCCGACCGTACCACAAACGCAGCTCACCGACAAAGACCGCCACACCAACGTCAAAGGTGCGTTTACCGTAGCGACCCCTGACCAGGTGAAAGAGAAACAGATCCTGCTTGTCGATGATGTCTACACATCCGGTGCCACCGTTTGCGAATGTGCAGCCACGCTCATATCGGCAGGTGCGAAAGTCGTTGATGTGTTTACCTTGGCACGGGCGGTCAGCTAA
- the infB gene encoding translation initiation factor IF-2, whose product MPRKRIHELAKEWGMDTRYLLSRLEELGVQGKRAQSTLTDDEIALVRPGPAVSDTSALVIGEEKVVGERVVTEVDQQSEHVVTAREEILESRISHGVIRRRAKRVEVLHEDEANAASVPTAPDSLMPAFEVPLPSSSTVPLAFEIPEVEPSPSIPVMPFPEPTKVEPQSEPITVQAQIVTSEISSPEVERPSPPPVPVAVLPEPVAVKEAPRAEVQGVTSPPPPPAVPPARPPVVAKVSTPSAPERPLPPPRPVVAPAGATTPPPRVSPGVGAATVASAAAKEEPARPTRILGRIDLGKLTQESRPKPEARPTRPPATAPGRPPAAPPTVSATREPSREGAPAAEGESASAAGRRPKKRKVIRSAEQTEIQERDPRTGGRGKQKKKMTLGKEQRQTEITVPKASKRVVRISEVVTVGDLARNMGVKAGEVIKKLISLGVMATINQTLDFDTASLVAADFDHTVENVAFDVESALEVGHEEHADEGRLEPRPPVVTIMGHVDHGKTSLLDAVRKTNVTAQEHGGITQHIGAYSVNVDGRSVTFLDTPGHEAFTAMRARGAEVTDIVTLVVAADDGVMPQTVEAINHAKAAKVPIIVAVNKIDKPGADLERVKRELMNHGIISEELGGEAIFAPVSAKTGEGIPHLLEMILLQADVMDLRAHPDKLARGTIVEAKLDRGRGPVATVLVQEGELKTGDPFVCGTEYGRVRAMIDSWGNKVEKASSSVPVEILGLTGVPEAGDRFTALEDEASARQVAEHRRAKKRETELSKSNTRSTLEEFYQQAQAGEVKELRVIVKADVQGSAEAVSDSLNRLSNSEVKLTILHTSVGGISESDVLLASASKGVIIGFNVRPESKAMQLAEREGVEVRLYNIIYEVIEDMRAALEGMLAPTFREKPLGKAEVRQVFPVSRLGLAAGCAVNEGRLTRGAQVRVIRNRQVVYEGKIGSLRRFKDDVREVTSGMECGVLLENFQEPLAGDLIEAFEMEQVLRRLEPRAQ is encoded by the coding sequence ATGCCACGAAAACGTATTCATGAACTGGCGAAAGAATGGGGGATGGACACCCGGTATCTGCTGAGCAGACTCGAAGAACTGGGGGTTCAGGGTAAAAGGGCGCAGAGTACACTGACGGATGACGAAATTGCCCTTGTCCGTCCAGGACCGGCGGTCTCTGATACTTCAGCCTTGGTGATAGGGGAAGAGAAAGTCGTTGGAGAACGAGTTGTGACTGAGGTCGATCAACAAAGTGAACATGTTGTCACTGCGCGTGAAGAAATTCTTGAAAGTCGTATTAGTCATGGCGTTATTCGGCGACGAGCGAAACGCGTCGAAGTGCTTCACGAAGACGAAGCGAATGCCGCCTCTGTTCCGACAGCACCTGATTCCTTGATGCCCGCCTTTGAGGTGCCGTTGCCCTCATCGTCGACTGTTCCTCTGGCTTTTGAAATCCCTGAAGTCGAACCTTCCCCTTCTATTCCTGTTATGCCATTTCCTGAACCTACTAAGGTCGAACCACAATCTGAACCCATCACTGTTCAAGCGCAAATTGTGACATCAGAAATATCTTCTCCTGAGGTTGAACGGCCAAGCCCGCCGCCCGTTCCGGTGGCGGTGCTCCCGGAACCTGTTGCCGTAAAAGAGGCTCCCCGGGCCGAAGTGCAGGGAGTCACTTCCCCTCCTCCACCTCCGGCTGTGCCTCCTGCGCGACCACCGGTGGTTGCTAAAGTGTCTACTCCTTCTGCGCCGGAACGGCCGCTACCGCCACCAAGGCCTGTGGTCGCCCCTGCCGGAGCGACCACGCCTCCTCCCCGGGTCTCTCCTGGTGTGGGGGCTGCGACGGTGGCCTCTGCCGCTGCGAAAGAAGAACCTGCCCGGCCGACAAGAATTCTTGGCCGGATTGACCTTGGCAAACTCACGCAAGAATCGCGTCCAAAACCTGAAGCCAGACCGACTCGACCGCCAGCTACGGCTCCAGGACGACCACCAGCTGCGCCACCAACAGTCTCAGCGACTCGGGAACCGTCACGCGAGGGCGCTCCTGCTGCAGAAGGAGAGAGCGCAAGTGCTGCTGGACGCCGGCCGAAGAAACGGAAAGTGATTCGCAGCGCTGAGCAGACCGAAATACAAGAGCGTGATCCTCGGACTGGCGGCCGGGGCAAGCAAAAGAAAAAGATGACTCTTGGCAAAGAACAACGACAGACGGAGATTACGGTTCCCAAAGCCAGTAAGCGAGTGGTCCGCATTTCAGAAGTAGTGACCGTTGGTGATCTTGCGCGGAATATGGGTGTGAAGGCTGGCGAGGTGATCAAAAAACTCATCAGCCTCGGTGTCATGGCGACGATTAACCAGACACTCGATTTTGATACGGCGTCACTGGTTGCTGCAGACTTTGATCATACGGTCGAGAATGTGGCGTTCGATGTTGAATCGGCTCTCGAAGTGGGACATGAAGAACACGCTGATGAAGGGCGCTTAGAACCGCGTCCGCCAGTGGTCACGATTATGGGCCACGTCGATCACGGGAAAACCTCGCTGCTCGATGCAGTCCGGAAAACGAACGTGACGGCACAGGAACATGGCGGGATCACCCAACACATTGGTGCCTATAGCGTCAATGTGGACGGTCGCAGTGTGACGTTTCTCGATACGCCAGGTCATGAAGCCTTCACTGCGATGCGTGCTCGTGGTGCTGAGGTGACGGACATTGTCACTCTTGTCGTTGCGGCTGATGACGGTGTGATGCCACAGACCGTAGAGGCAATCAATCACGCCAAGGCCGCAAAGGTCCCGATCATTGTTGCCGTCAACAAAATCGACAAACCAGGTGCTGATCTGGAGCGTGTCAAACGCGAACTGATGAATCACGGGATTATTTCGGAAGAGCTTGGCGGTGAGGCTATCTTTGCCCCAGTGTCAGCGAAAACTGGTGAGGGTATTCCGCATCTTCTCGAGATGATCCTGCTTCAAGCTGATGTCATGGACCTGCGTGCGCATCCGGACAAGCTGGCGCGCGGGACGATTGTCGAGGCCAAATTGGATCGTGGGCGCGGACCTGTCGCCACTGTTTTAGTACAAGAAGGAGAACTGAAAACCGGTGATCCTTTTGTCTGTGGTACCGAATATGGCCGCGTTCGGGCGATGATCGACAGTTGGGGGAATAAAGTTGAGAAAGCGAGCTCTTCTGTTCCTGTCGAGATTCTTGGTTTGACAGGTGTTCCTGAAGCTGGTGATCGGTTCACCGCATTGGAAGATGAAGCATCTGCTCGACAAGTGGCTGAACATCGACGAGCCAAGAAACGCGAAACTGAACTTTCCAAGAGCAACACCCGCAGTACGTTGGAAGAATTCTATCAACAAGCGCAAGCTGGCGAGGTCAAGGAATTACGGGTCATTGTCAAGGCTGACGTACAAGGTTCGGCTGAGGCGGTGAGCGATTCTCTGAATCGGCTATCAAATAGTGAAGTCAAACTCACGATTCTCCATACCTCCGTTGGTGGTATTTCCGAGTCCGATGTGTTGCTGGCCTCTGCATCGAAAGGAGTCATCATTGGCTTCAATGTTCGCCCTGAAAGTAAGGCGATGCAATTGGCCGAGCGCGAAGGTGTAGAAGTTCGACTCTACAACATCATCTACGAGGTCATTGAAGATATGCGTGCCGCGCTGGAAGGTATGTTGGCACCGACCTTCCGCGAAAAGCCACTTGGCAAGGCCGAAGTACGCCAGGTCTTCCCTGTGTCTCGCTTGGGGTTAGCTGCGGGATGTGCAGTGAACGAAGGGCGACTGACGCGTGGCGCGCAAGTTCGTGTGATCCGTAACCGCCAGGTGGTGTACGAAGGAAAGATCGGGAGCCTGCGTCGCTTCAAGGATGATGTTCGCGAAGTGACCTCAGGGATGGAATGTGGTGTGCTGTTGGAAAACTTCCAAGAGCCCTTAGCTGGAGATTTGATCGAAGCGTTTGAAATGGAACAAGTACTGCGACGGTTGGAGCCACGAGCGCAGTAA
- the nusA gene encoding transcription termination factor NusA — protein MQQDLNRVIDQVSKEKGMDRGVIIEALESAMLSAARRTFGQKQIEAKFNPDIGEIELFEIKTVVEEVTNTDTEVSLKAARAELDPEAQIGDELLSKLPSASFGRIAAQVAKQSVIQKVREAEREQIYNEFKNRKGEIYSGIVQRIEKKNIIVNLGRTDAVLPEKEQIPWERYRQGDRIRAYVLDVDMSSKGPQIVLSRTHPGFLIKLFEQEAPEVYEGIVEIKHAAREPGNRAKIAVHSTDPDVDPVGACVGMKGTRVQAVVQELRGERVDIVPWTPDPAEFVCRALLPAKVSKIIQDDEEHAMEVIVPDDQLSLAIGKKGQNVKLASKLTNWQLQVRSESEAELEHSQALASLTLVNGIGDMTAELLYQQGFKSAEDIATTDVETLLEVEGIGEEKANAILEAARSYVAEKTAAVATKVAETTTEAAREE, from the coding sequence ATGCAGCAAGACCTCAACCGAGTGATCGACCAAGTCAGCAAAGAAAAGGGAATGGATCGGGGGGTGATTATTGAGGCGCTGGAAAGCGCCATGCTGTCGGCTGCCCGGCGCACGTTTGGCCAGAAGCAAATCGAAGCCAAGTTCAATCCTGATATCGGTGAGATTGAACTGTTTGAAATTAAGACGGTTGTAGAAGAAGTGACGAATACCGACACCGAGGTATCGTTAAAAGCCGCACGGGCCGAACTCGACCCAGAAGCACAAATTGGGGACGAACTGCTCAGCAAACTGCCATCTGCCTCCTTTGGTCGCATCGCCGCGCAAGTTGCGAAACAGAGTGTGATCCAAAAAGTGCGTGAAGCAGAACGGGAGCAAATCTACAACGAGTTCAAAAATCGCAAAGGTGAGATTTACTCGGGAATCGTCCAGCGAATCGAAAAGAAAAATATCATCGTCAACTTGGGACGTACGGATGCCGTGTTACCAGAAAAAGAACAGATTCCGTGGGAACGCTATCGGCAAGGGGATCGCATTCGTGCCTATGTCCTTGATGTCGATATGTCGAGTAAAGGGCCGCAGATTGTCTTATCAAGGACGCATCCTGGATTTTTGATCAAGTTGTTTGAACAGGAAGCGCCCGAGGTATACGAAGGAATTGTTGAAATCAAACATGCGGCGCGGGAACCTGGTAACCGGGCAAAAATTGCCGTGCATTCGACTGACCCTGATGTCGATCCGGTTGGCGCTTGCGTGGGCATGAAGGGCACGCGCGTACAAGCCGTTGTTCAAGAACTCCGTGGCGAACGGGTTGATATCGTGCCGTGGACTCCAGACCCAGCCGAATTTGTCTGCCGCGCACTGCTACCTGCGAAAGTGTCAAAGATTATTCAAGATGATGAAGAGCATGCAATGGAAGTGATTGTTCCTGATGATCAGTTGTCACTTGCCATCGGTAAAAAAGGACAAAACGTCAAACTCGCCTCGAAGTTAACCAATTGGCAACTCCAGGTGCGGTCAGAATCCGAGGCTGAACTTGAGCATTCTCAAGCGCTGGCTTCGCTTACTCTGGTAAATGGCATTGGCGACATGACGGCTGAGCTTCTCTACCAACAAGGATTTAAGTCGGCAGAAGATATTGCGACGACTGATGTTGAGACATTGCTTGAGGTTGAAGGGATTGGGGAAGAGAAGGCTAATGCGATTCTTGAGGCTGCGCGGAGCTATGTTGCGGAAAAAACGGCAGCGGTGGCAACAAAGGTAGCGGAAACGACAACGGAAGCTGCCCGAGAAGAATAG